A genome region from Myxococcales bacterium includes the following:
- a CDS encoding Uma2 family endonuclease: MAQRLPAHATYADLLALPQHVVGEIVFGMLHSHPRPRPMHARVASRLGVRIGGPFDHDGPGGWVLLDEPELHLGPHVVVPDLSGWRRERMPEIPIDKAYFEVPPDWCCEVLSKGTEALDRGDKKRIYEAFMVEHLWLVDVEQQTVEIHVLHGSAYRLTQTVRGGGAYVLPPFEGLVLALGDLWAR, from the coding sequence ATGGCCCAGCGCCTCCCCGCCCATGCCACGTACGCGGACCTCCTCGCCCTTCCTCAGCATGTGGTGGGCGAGATCGTGTTCGGGATGCTGCACTCGCATCCTCGGCCTCGGCCCATGCACGCGCGGGTCGCTTCCAGGTTGGGCGTCCGCATCGGCGGTCCGTTCGATCACGATGGGCCCGGCGGGTGGGTGCTGTTGGACGAGCCCGAGCTTCACCTTGGTCCGCACGTCGTCGTACCGGATCTCTCGGGGTGGCGCCGCGAGCGCATGCCCGAGATTCCCATCGATAAGGCTTACTTCGAGGTCCCGCCGGACTGGTGCTGCGAGGTGCTCTCCAAGGGGACCGAGGCGCTCGATCGCGGGGACAAGAAGCGCATCTACGAGGCGTTCATGGTCGAGCACCTGTGGCTCGTGGACGTGGAGCAGCAGACCGTCGAGATCCACGTGCTGCACGGATCGGCGTATCGACTCACTCAGACCGTTCGTGGTGGTGGAGCCTACGTGCTTCCGCCCTTCGAGGGCTTGGTGCTTGCCCTGGGCGATCTGTGGGCGAGGTGA